From a single Fusarium fujikuroi IMI 58289 draft genome, chromosome FFUJ_chr03 genomic region:
- a CDS encoding related to steroid monooxygenase, producing the protein MANSSTNSTPGSSAREDAIRFYQIAAQRQPTPAETAAYKSIDPLAFEMSRVPMRTPRPLKIVCCGAGISGLNLAHEVETGGFANCELKIFEKNSDLGGTWFENRYPGCACDIPIHNYQFTWAPYPHFPSFYTGAQDIYKYLKEVAEQHNLRKYIRLSHKIIGAKWIEERQKWQVQIVQTDGRELVVSDGETKDGEQGEPFIEECDVFINASGAYNNWRWPTIPNREAYRGNMMHSASWPDVDYVTGRTVTLIGNGSSGIQILPAILDQADKIYVMLRSKTWVTPALANRFAGENGANKIYTDDEKDNWSKDPEGYYAYRKEIENELNARFRLYLKDSQAQQMGKEATKKQMTARLSAKPELVNDLIPDFPVGCRRPTPGSGFLEALCSPKVEIIWGEIDTFNETGLKTASGKQVDSDTIICATGFNMGFIPRFSIVGLNGCDLREVWTQELPTAYLSVTVDKMPNYFVMMGPQSPLGHGSITGSIERLTKYIRKLVSKLQTEAYASLVPTEAATKAWLAHALKWMEKTVWVENCASSFKNGSSGRTVVSLHPGSRLHFFDLLEQPRYEDFEWTSLSNDPLSMFAWLADGFTADESSAAADLS; encoded by the exons atggcaaatAGCTCTACAAACAGCACGCCTGGCTCCTCGGCTAGAGAAGACGCAATCAGGTTCTACCAGATTGCGGCGCAGAGGCAGCCGACTCCTGCTGAAACTGCCGCATACAAATCTATTGACCCTCTGGCTTTCGAGATGTCACGGGTCCCTATGCGGACTCCAAGACCACTCAAGATTGTTTGTTGTGGCGCCGGCATCAGCGGACTGAACCTTGCACATGAGGTCGAAACAGGCGGCTTTGCCAACTGCGAATTGAAAATCTTTGAGAAGAACTCCGATCTTGGAGGAACTTGGTTTGAAAATCGATACCCTGG CTGCGC CTGTGATATCCCTATCCATAACTACCAG TTCACTTGGGCCCCATATCCCCATTTTCCAAGCTTCTACACCGGTGCACAGGACATTTACAAGTATCTAAAGGAAGTTGCCGAGCAGCACAATCTTAGAAAGTACATCAGGCTGAGCCACAAGATTATCGGTGCAAAGTGGATCGAGGAGAGGCAGAAATGGCAAGTCCAGATTGTTCAGACGGATGGCCGAGAGCTCGTCGTCTCTGACGGAGAGACAAAAGACGGTGAGCAGGGTGAACCCTTCATCGAAGAGTGCgatgtcttcatcaacgccaGCGGCGCCTATAACAATTGGCGCTGGCCGACAATTCCGAATCGTGAGGCGTACAGAGGGAATATGATGCACTCAGCCTCATGGCCGGATGTCGATTATGTTACAGGTCGGACAGTCACGCTCATTGGAAATGGAAGCTCCGGCATTCAGATTCTTCCAGCCATCCTCGATCAAGCGGATAAGATATATGTTATGCTACGCAGCAAAACCTGGGTTACGCCGGCCCTCGCGAACCGCTTTGCTGGCGAGAACGGTGCGAACAAGATCTATACGGATGATGAAAAGGACAACTGGTCCAAGGATCCCGAAGGTTACTATGCGTATCGAAAGGAGATCGAAAATGAGTTGAACGCGCGATTCCGACTATACCTCAAGGATTCCCAGGCCCAGCAGATGGGTAAAGAAGCCACCAAAAAACAGATGACAGCCAGGTTGTCTGCGAAGCCAGAACTTGTCAATGACTTGATTCCGGACTTTCCAGTCGG GTGCCGAAGACCAACGCCAGGCAGCGGCTTTCTAGAAGCACTATGTTCTCCCAAAGTCGAGATCATCTGGGGCGAGATCGACACGTTCAACGAAACGGGGTTGAAGACAGCGTCTGGAAAGCAGGTCGATTCCGACACCATCATCTGTGCAACCGGCTTCAACATGGGCTTCATACCCAGGTTTTCGATCGTTGGCTTAAACGGTTGTGATCTTCGGGAGGTGTGGACACAGGAACTTCCCACTGCCTACCTTAGCGTCACAGTGGACAAGATGCCCAACTACTTCGTGATGATGGGGCCCCAGAGCCCACTTGGTCATGGATCGATTACAGGTTCTATTGAAAGGCTGACAAAGTATATTCGCAAGCTCGTGTCCAAGCTGCAAACGGAAGCATATGCGTCGTTGGTACCAACAGAGGCGGCGACCAAGGCATGGTTGGCACACGCGCTGAAGTGGATGGAGAAGACCGTCTGGGTAGAGAACTGTGCCAGTTCTTTCAAAAACGGCAGCTCTGGTAGGACAGTCGTGTCGCTTCACCCAGGGTCTCGCTTGCATTTCTTCGACCTACTTGAGCAGCCACGATACGAAGACTTTGAATGGACGTCATTGTCTAACGATCCATTGAGCATGTTCGCCTGGCTGGCGGATGGCTTCACCGCAGATGAGTCCAGCGCGGCGGCCGACCTTTCGTGA